The Lycium ferocissimum isolate CSIRO_LF1 chromosome 1, AGI_CSIRO_Lferr_CH_V1, whole genome shotgun sequence genome includes a region encoding these proteins:
- the LOC132059932 gene encoding calcium-dependent protein kinase 1-like has product MGNCNSSSSSNQTSAGASTSTAGACTSSPPSSTGIRIIPSSQPPPPRPLSGIGRVLNRPLEDVRSIYIFGKELGRGQFGVTYLVTHKHTRLQFACKSIATRKLINKDDVEDVRREVQIMHHLTGHRNIVELKGTFEDKHHVHLVMELCAGGELFDRIIAKGHYSERAAAGVCRQMVTVVHNCHSMGVMHRDLKPENFLFLSSDESSPLKAIDFGLSVFFKPGDVFKDLVGSAYYVAPEVLRREYGPEADIWSAGVILYILLSGVPPFYGENDQSIFDAVLRGHLDFSSDPWPSVSSSAKDLVKKMLRSDPRERLSSAEVLNHPWMREDGDAPDKPLDIAVLSRMKQFRAMNKLKKVALKVIAQNLSEEEIIGLKEMFKSIDTDDSGTITFEELKAGLKKMGTKLSESEVRQLMEAADVDGNGTIDYLEFITATMHMNRMEREDHLYKAFEYFDKDNSGYITMDELEHALKEYNITDEKTMKEIIAEVDTDNDGRINYDEFAAMMRKGNPDFVNNRRRR; this is encoded by the exons ATGGGCAACTGTAACAGCTCATCATCTTCCAACCAAACTTCCGCCGGCGCGTCCACTTCCACCGCCGGCGCGTGCACTTCATCGCCGCCTTCATCCACCGGTATCCGTATAATCCCTTCATCACAACCACCGCCACCACGTCCACTCTCAGGTATCGGCCGTGTACTCAATCGCCCACTTGAAGATGTTCGTTCTATCTACATTTTTGGTAAGGAATTAGGTCGTGGTCAATTCGGAGTTACTTATTTAGTAACACATAAACACACGCGCCTGCAATTCGCGTGTAAGTCAATCGCTACGAGGAAACTTATTAATAAGGATGATGTTGAGGATGTTCGTCGTGAAGTTCAGATTATGCATCATCTTACTGGTCATCGGAATATTGTTGAACTTAAAG GTACCTTCGAGGACAAGCATCATGTTCATCTTGTTATGGAACTTTGTGCCGGCGGCGAGCTTTTTGACCGGATAATTGCTAAAGGACATTATTCCGAGAGAGCTGCCGCTGGAGTTTGCCGGCAGATGGTGACTGTGGTTCATAATTGTCATTCTATGGGAGTTATGCATAGGGATTTAAAGCctgaaaatttcctttttttgagCTCAGATGAGAGTTCACCGTTGAAGGCTATTGATTTTGGGCTATCAGTCTTTTTCAAACCAG GTGATGTGTTCAAAGACCTAGTTGGTAGTGCATATTATGTGGCTCCTGAAGTTCTGCGCCGAGAATATGGACCTGAAGCTGATATTTGGAGTGCTGGAGTTATTCTATACATTCTACTTAGTGGTGTTCCACCATTTTATGGAG AAAATGATCAAAGTATCTTTGATGCTGTTCTTCGAGGTCATCTTGATTTTTCATCTGATCCTTGGCCTTCAGTATCAAGTAGCGCTAAAGATCTTGTTAAGAAGATGCTACGATCTGATCCTAGGGAAAGGCTTTCTTCAGCTGAAGTCCTAA ATCATCCATGGATGAGAGAAGATGGTGATGCACCTGACAAGCCTCTTGACATTGCTGTCTTATCTAGAATGAAACAATTCCGTGCTATGAACAAGCTGAAGAAAGTAGCACTGAAG GTAATTGCTCAAAATCTCTCCGAAGAAGAAATCATTGGCTTGAAGGAAATGTTCAAATCCATAGACACAGATGACAGTGGGACAATCACATTTGAAGAATTGAAAGCTGGTCTTAAAAAAATGGGCACAAAGCTTTCTGAGTCAGAAGTCAGGCAGTTGATGGAAGCG GCTGATGTTGATGGAAATGGAACAATTGATTACCTTGAGTTCATAACAGCTACGATGCACATGAATCGCATGGAAAGAGAAGATCACTTGTACAAAGCGTTTGAGTATTTTGACAAGGATAATAGCGG GTATATCACGATGGACGAATTGGAGCATGCCCTGAAGGAATACAATATTACTGATGAAAAAACAATGAAAGAGATCATTGCTGAAGTTGACACAGACAAT GATGGAAGAATCAATTACGATGAATTCGCTGCCATGATGAGGAAAGGTAATCCAGATTTTGTCAATAATAGACGTCGCAGATGA
- the LOC132059938 gene encoding uncharacterized protein LOC132059938: MKWLWRYNEQGQALWKEVIKSKYGELNPWCSNVSSNPYGAGVWRTIRNLWPSLESNLNIKVGDGTKAKFWGDSCNNQRPLKDSFPDLYRICNNPEGAVNECWSDQGWNLSFRRLLNDWEVDRVANLLHSLQEFKGTTSEPDTLRWMHRKDGVFSVNKAYRLTNMQPNRNQQILWRNA; encoded by the coding sequence ATGAAGTGGCTGTGGAGATACAATGAACAAGGACAAGCCCTATGGAAGGAGGTGATCAAAAGCAAATATGGGGAATTAAATCCATGGTGCAGTAATGTTAGTTCAAACCCTTATGGGGCAGGAGTCTGGAGAACAATTAGAAATCTGTGGCCAAGTCTGGAAAGCAATTTGAACATAAAAGTGGGAGATGGGACGAAGGCAAAGTTTTGGGGAGATAGCTGTAACAATCAGAGGCCTTTGAAGGACTCATTTCCTGATTTGTATAGGATATGCAATAATCCAGAGGGCGCTGTCAATGAATGTTGGTCAGATCAGGGATGGAATCTTTCGTTTAGAAGATTGCTGAATGATTGGGAAGTGGATAGGGTGGCCAATTTGTTACATAGCCTGCAGGAGTTCAAAGGCACCACCTCAGAGCCAGATACTTTGAGGTGGATGCATAGGAAGGATGGGGTATTCTCTGTCAACAAGGCGTACAGGTTAACTAATATGCAACCAAACCGAAACCAGCAAATATTGTGGAGAAATGCGTAG
- the LOC132067570 gene encoding uncharacterized protein LOC132067570, whose amino-acid sequence MVACVMFNKDKGKGAKYQEEASFVLSNSECIVILILALTVFKVKEPKIWINSIKFEGLSALASSSNPQTNVNITVTADISIKNPNAVSFKFKAATATLIYSDREIADALVPPGSARARRTFRMIIKVTVMAEKLMGIPRLTSDLLKGELPISMSTNINGKVNLGLFKKSVRIRMNCNMVVDLQSQEVKNMDCERKVSL is encoded by the exons ATGGTAGCATGTGTTATGTTTAACAAAGACAAAGGAAAAGGAGCAAAGTATCAAGAGGAAGCATCATTTGTGCTTTCAAATTCAGAAT GTATCGTTATCTTGATTCTCGCGCTCACTGTTTTCAAGGTAAAAGAACCTAAGATATGGATAAactcgatcaagttcgaggggTTGAGTGCCCTCGCTAGTAGTTCCAATCCTCAAACCAACGTGAATATTACAGTCACTGCAGATATTTCCATTAAAAATCCTAACGCTGTCTCGTTCAAGTTTAAAGCTGCAACCGCTACTCTCATTTACAGCGATAGAGAGATCGCGGATGCCCTGGTGCCACCAGGGTCTGCCAGGGCTCGACGGACGTTCCGGATGATCATTAAGGTCACAGTTATGGCTGAGAAATTAATGGGAATTCCCCGGCTAACGAGTGATTTGTTAAAAGGGGAATTGCCTATAAGTATGTCCACAAATATTAATGGAAAGGTCAACTTGGGTTTGTTTAAGAAGAGTGTTCGTATAAGGATGAATTGTAATATGGTGGTAGATTTACAAAGCCAGGAGGTTAAGAACATGGATTGCGAAAGGAAAGTTTCTCTCTAG